One genomic segment of Aquipluma nitroreducens includes these proteins:
- the bglX gene encoding beta-glucosidase BglX, producing the protein MKKLQFLLVSLFAVCSVFGQNAKMDAFINQLMGKMTLEEKLGQLNLSSGSVGAILAGGGGMIDEVRKGQIGATGAYSFKTAKDIETASQESRLKIPVLIGVDVIHGYKTGFPIPLGLASTWDLDMIEKSARIAAVEASANGICWTYSPMLDIARDPRWGRVAEGAGEDAWWGSQIAKAMIHGYQGEDLSKDNTIMACVKHFALYGAAEAGRDYNTVDMSRLTMYQYYLPPYKAAFDAGAGSAMSSFNLIDGIPATGNKWLLTDLLRKEWGFKGFVVTDYTSINEMMAHGMGDLQAVDVLALKAGVDMDMQGLGFLTTLKKSLDEGKVTMKDIDTACRRVLEAKYKRGLFDDPYKYVKEERLKSEVLTPEHLKFARELGARSMVLLKNNNQTLPLKKSGKIAVVGPLADSKADLLGAWSTGDVTKTTSVIDGIKGAVQSGAEVVFAKGANITDDPYLKEGIKNPFAAYMGIKEEIESRTPSELLAEAVDVAKNADVVVAVLGESASMSGEAASRSDISIPESQENLLKALVATGKPVVLVLVNGRPLILNWENENVPAILEAWAPGIEGGNAIADVLFGDYNPSGKITMTFPRSVGQIPIYYNHKNTGRPMDPKNKFTSKYLDIPNEPLYPFGYGLSYTTFEYGDVVLSKTNLKDNETLSAKIKVTNTGKVAGEEVVQLYISDPVASISRSVKDLKGFQKIGLNPGETKEIEFKITTEELKFFNSDLKYDWESGEFVVQIGTNSQDVKQAKCEWIK; encoded by the coding sequence ATGAAGAAGTTGCAATTTTTACTGGTCTCGTTATTTGCTGTTTGTTCAGTATTCGGACAAAATGCCAAAATGGATGCTTTCATTAATCAACTGATGGGTAAGATGACCCTCGAAGAAAAGCTGGGTCAGCTAAATCTTTCGTCGGGCAGCGTTGGCGCAATTTTGGCGGGTGGAGGCGGTATGATCGACGAAGTGCGCAAAGGACAAATTGGCGCTACCGGGGCTTATTCGTTCAAAACGGCCAAAGACATTGAGACCGCTTCGCAGGAATCGCGCCTGAAAATACCTGTTTTGATTGGCGTCGATGTTATTCATGGTTATAAAACCGGGTTTCCGATTCCTTTGGGATTAGCTTCTACATGGGATTTGGACATGATTGAAAAAAGTGCCCGAATTGCGGCTGTTGAAGCGAGCGCCAATGGTATTTGCTGGACCTATTCTCCAATGCTTGATATTGCCCGCGACCCACGTTGGGGCCGGGTTGCCGAAGGCGCCGGAGAAGATGCGTGGTGGGGTTCGCAAATTGCCAAAGCGATGATACACGGTTATCAGGGCGAAGATCTTTCAAAAGACAACACCATTATGGCCTGCGTGAAACATTTCGCCTTGTATGGCGCCGCTGAAGCTGGTCGCGATTACAATACGGTTGACATGAGCCGCTTAACCATGTACCAGTATTATCTGCCTCCATACAAAGCAGCTTTCGATGCTGGAGCCGGAAGCGCTATGTCGTCATTCAACCTGATTGACGGAATACCTGCAACAGGCAATAAATGGTTGTTAACCGATCTTCTGCGGAAAGAATGGGGCTTTAAAGGTTTTGTGGTGACTGACTATACCTCGATTAATGAAATGATGGCTCATGGAATGGGCGATTTACAAGCGGTTGATGTATTGGCTCTGAAAGCTGGCGTTGATATGGATATGCAAGGATTAGGTTTCCTCACCACCTTGAAGAAGTCGCTCGACGAAGGTAAAGTGACCATGAAAGATATTGATACGGCCTGCCGTCGCGTGCTCGAAGCCAAATACAAGCGGGGATTGTTCGATGATCCGTACAAATATGTGAAGGAAGAACGCCTGAAATCGGAAGTTTTAACGCCTGAACATTTGAAATTTGCCCGTGAATTGGGCGCCCGCTCCATGGTTTTGCTGAAAAACAATAACCAAACATTACCGCTGAAAAAGTCAGGTAAAATTGCTGTTGTAGGTCCGTTGGCTGACAGTAAAGCCGATTTGCTTGGAGCCTGGTCAACCGGTGATGTTACAAAAACAACTTCGGTGATCGATGGAATTAAAGGTGCTGTTCAGTCGGGTGCGGAGGTCGTTTTTGCCAAAGGCGCCAATATTACCGATGATCCGTATCTGAAAGAAGGCATTAAAAACCCTTTTGCGGCTTATATGGGAATCAAAGAAGAAATTGAATCCCGGACACCTTCTGAATTATTAGCCGAAGCAGTTGACGTAGCTAAAAATGCGGATGTGGTTGTAGCTGTTTTAGGCGAATCGGCAAGCATGTCCGGCGAAGCTGCCAGCCGCTCTGATATTAGTATTCCGGAAAGTCAGGAAAACTTGTTGAAGGCATTGGTTGCCACTGGCAAACCGGTAGTACTGGTACTTGTTAATGGTCGTCCACTGATACTAAATTGGGAAAATGAAAATGTACCTGCGATTTTGGAAGCCTGGGCTCCCGGAATTGAAGGTGGAAATGCCATTGCAGATGTTTTGTTTGGCGATTATAATCCTTCAGGAAAAATCACCATGACTTTCCCGCGCAGCGTAGGACAGATCCCGATTTATTACAACCACAAAAACACGGGTCGCCCGATGGATCCGAAGAACAAGTTTACCTCTAAATACCTCGATATTCCGAATGAGCCGCTTTACCCGTTTGGTTATGGCTTGAGCTACACCACGTTTGAATATGGTGATGTAGTGTTGAGCAAAACCAACCTGAAAGATAATGAAACGCTTTCTGCAAAAATCAAAGTGACCAACACCGGTAAAGTGGCTGGTGAAGAAGTTGTTCAGCTTTATATTTCCGATCCGGTTGCCAGCATTTCGCGTTCGGTTAAAGACCTGAAAGGTTTTCAGAAGATCGGCCTGAATCCGGGTGAAACCAAAGAGATTGAGTTCAAAATAACCACTGAAGAATTGAAATTTTTCAATAGCGATCTAAAATACGACTGGGAATCCGGAGAATTTGTTGTACAAATTGGCACCAATTCGCAGGATGTGAAACAGGCCAAATGCGAATGGATTAAATAG
- a CDS encoding beta-glucosidase, which translates to MRIKWLRSAMVFTVVFSMFLMAFQLKTASAKSTDDQKVQQIISKMTLEQKAQLVIGTGMFFEMPDSIKALMPPGFGGEGDSKDPVYSEMVKRIRKYLPGSAGNSSEFTDLGIATQVLSDGPAGLRIQPTRKGDTKTYYCTAFPIGTVLASTWDTDLVYKVGQSMGNEVKEYGSDILLAPAINIQRDPLCGRNFEYYSEDPLVAGKTAAAMIKGIQSNGVGTSLKHFAANNSETNRMSVNTIVSERALREIYLKGFEIAVKEAQPWTVMSSYNKINGTYTSESNDLLTKILRTDWDFKGYVMTDWGGGSDVVAQMIAGNDMIQPGQPKQIADVIAAVKDGKLDVKILDRNVGRILTIMMKAPRYNKYPYSNTPDLKAHAEVTRQAATDGMVLLKNDKNALPISSGVKNIAAFGNTSYDFIAGGSGSGDVNEAYTISLFEGLTNGGYTPDDVLTTVYGAYMDHMRAQAPKSNNPLMALMMGKQPISEMTITPDLAKKFADKDDIALITIGRNAGEGRDRTDTEGDFRLNKTEKDMIKNVANAFHAKGKKAIVVLNIPGVVEVASWRDLVDAVLVAWQPGQEGGNSVVDVLSGKVNPSGKLAATFPLNYSEAPSAKNFPGVAEKSNKKDDAADLSGFSFMRRTPWEVVYEDDIYVGYRYYNTFKVPVAYEFGYGLSYTTFDYSNLKLASTNFSGKLTFTVDVKNTGSVAGREAVQIYVGSPSGKLKKPEETLAAYAKTKLLNPGESQTVSFTIETKDFASFNEATSSWIAEAGNYTLKVGASSLNIKQTANFKIGKELSAGKVTKALAPSREINKLVSK; encoded by the coding sequence ATGAGAATTAAATGGCTCCGTTCAGCAATGGTTTTTACTGTTGTATTTTCCATGTTTCTAATGGCTTTTCAGCTAAAAACTGCCAGTGCAAAATCGACCGACGATCAGAAGGTTCAGCAAATCATTTCAAAAATGACTCTTGAACAGAAAGCTCAACTGGTTATCGGTACTGGTATGTTTTTCGAAATGCCTGATTCAATAAAAGCATTAATGCCTCCGGGATTTGGTGGAGAAGGCGATTCAAAGGATCCGGTTTATTCCGAAATGGTGAAACGCATTCGCAAGTACCTGCCCGGATCTGCTGGTAATTCATCAGAATTTACTGATTTAGGCATTGCAACCCAGGTTTTAAGTGATGGACCTGCCGGTTTGCGAATTCAGCCTACTCGCAAGGGCGATACAAAGACATATTATTGCACCGCTTTCCCAATTGGAACCGTTTTGGCTTCGACCTGGGATACTGATTTGGTTTATAAAGTTGGACAGTCGATGGGAAATGAAGTAAAAGAATATGGCTCCGATATTTTGTTAGCCCCGGCAATTAATATTCAGCGCGATCCACTTTGTGGCCGAAACTTCGAATATTATTCGGAAGATCCGCTTGTTGCCGGTAAAACTGCTGCCGCCATGATCAAAGGTATTCAGTCGAATGGCGTTGGTACTTCGCTTAAGCATTTTGCTGCCAACAATTCTGAAACAAACCGCATGTCGGTAAATACAATTGTGAGCGAACGTGCTTTGCGCGAGATTTACCTGAAAGGATTCGAGATTGCCGTGAAGGAAGCTCAACCATGGACAGTAATGTCTTCTTACAATAAAATTAATGGAACATATACTTCAGAGAGTAATGATTTGTTGACCAAAATTCTGCGCACCGACTGGGATTTCAAGGGTTATGTAATGACCGACTGGGGTGGCGGCAGTGATGTAGTTGCTCAAATGATTGCCGGAAACGATATGATTCAGCCTGGTCAGCCCAAGCAAATTGCTGATGTTATTGCTGCTGTAAAAGATGGAAAGCTTGATGTGAAAATTCTGGATCGTAATGTTGGCCGGATTTTAACCATTATGATGAAAGCTCCCCGCTACAATAAGTATCCGTATTCGAATACTCCTGATTTAAAAGCACATGCCGAAGTTACCCGTCAGGCTGCTACCGATGGTATGGTTTTGCTGAAAAACGATAAAAATGCACTTCCAATTTCTTCAGGAGTTAAAAATATTGCAGCTTTTGGAAATACATCCTACGATTTTATTGCTGGTGGCAGCGGTAGTGGCGATGTAAACGAAGCTTATACAATTTCACTGTTCGAAGGTTTAACCAATGGAGGTTATACTCCCGATGACGTTTTGACCACTGTTTATGGTGCTTATATGGATCACATGAGGGCTCAGGCGCCTAAATCAAACAATCCGCTTATGGCCTTGATGATGGGGAAACAACCCATTTCGGAAATGACCATTACTCCTGATTTGGCAAAGAAATTTGCTGACAAAGATGATATAGCATTAATCACCATTGGCCGTAATGCTGGTGAAGGCCGCGATCGTACCGATACCGAAGGTGATTTCAGACTGAATAAAACAGAAAAGGACATGATTAAAAATGTGGCAAATGCCTTCCATGCCAAGGGTAAAAAAGCCATTGTTGTGCTGAATATTCCCGGAGTAGTTGAAGTTGCAAGCTGGCGCGATTTAGTCGATGCTGTTTTGGTTGCATGGCAGCCCGGACAGGAAGGCGGAAACTCGGTTGTTGATGTATTGTCGGGCAAAGTGAATCCTTCTGGAAAATTGGCGGCAACATTCCCACTGAATTATTCAGAAGCCCCATCGGCCAAAAATTTCCCTGGTGTTGCTGAAAAATCGAATAAGAAAGATGATGCTGCCGATCTCTCCGGATTTTCGTTTATGCGCCGTACGCCATGGGAAGTGGTATATGAAGACGATATCTATGTAGGTTACCGCTACTACAATACTTTTAAAGTCCCAGTCGCTTACGAATTTGGTTATGGCTTGTCGTACACCACTTTCGATTACTCGAACCTGAAACTTGCCAGCACTAATTTTTCCGGAAAGCTAACTTTTACAGTTGATGTTAAAAACACAGGGTCGGTTGCAGGTCGCGAAGCTGTTCAGATTTATGTTGGTTCTCCTTCAGGAAAACTGAAAAAACCAGAAGAAACACTGGCCGCTTATGCTAAGACTAAACTGTTGAATCCAGGTGAATCGCAAACCGTAAGTTTTACGATTGAAACCAAAGATTTTGCATCGTTCAACGAAGCAACATCTTCATGGATTGCTGAAGCCGGAAATTACACCTTGAAAGTAGGAGCTTCATCATTGAATATTAAACAAACAGCAAACTTTAAAATAGGTAAGGAATTGAGCGCAGGGAAAGTGACAAAAGCATTAGCTCCATCACGCGAAATCAATAAGCTGGTTTCAAAATAA
- a CDS encoding sugar phosphate isomerase/epimerase family protein — MKRFFYLLSFLTLISTALIAQEQERPGPKPAAETGEKFRVGMAGYSFVKLNDLDKSLSIMQRADVHYLCIKDFHLPFKSTTAEIAAFHAKLKEKGVTGYAVGPIYMKTEAEIDSAFAYAKRVGVKLIVGVPNYELLPYVDKKVKEYDFKYAIHLHGPDIKIYPDAEDVWDHVKDLDPRIGMCLDIGHDTRNGKDAVADLQKYISRVFDIHIKDVTGKTKLGYSIEIGRGVIDFPAFVKMLRTVGYSGVCSLEYERDMANPDMGIAESLGYFRAVIATTK; from the coding sequence ATGAAACGATTCTTTTATTTACTGTCCTTTCTTACTTTGATAAGTACAGCACTTATTGCTCAGGAACAAGAGCGTCCGGGACCGAAACCAGCGGCAGAAACTGGAGAAAAATTCCGTGTTGGAATGGCTGGTTATTCATTTGTCAAGTTAAATGATTTAGACAAATCGCTCTCAATCATGCAGCGCGCCGACGTCCACTATCTTTGCATCAAGGATTTCCATTTACCATTTAAAAGCACGACCGCCGAAATTGCTGCTTTTCATGCCAAATTGAAAGAAAAAGGCGTTACAGGTTATGCCGTTGGGCCAATCTACATGAAAACCGAAGCAGAGATCGACTCAGCTTTTGCTTATGCCAAAAGAGTAGGAGTGAAATTGATTGTTGGTGTTCCAAATTATGAGCTTTTGCCTTATGTCGATAAAAAAGTGAAGGAATATGATTTCAAATATGCGATTCATTTGCATGGTCCGGATATTAAAATTTATCCTGATGCTGAAGACGTTTGGGATCATGTGAAAGACCTTGATCCCCGCATTGGAATGTGTTTGGATATTGGTCACGACACCCGCAATGGGAAAGATGCAGTTGCCGATTTACAAAAGTATATATCCCGTGTTTTTGATATTCACATCAAGGATGTAACCGGAAAAACAAAGCTTGGATATTCCATCGAAATTGGTCGTGGAGTTATCGATTTTCCTGCATTTGTTAAAATGCTTCGGACCGTTGGTTATTCTGGGGTTTGTAGTTTAGAGTACGAAAGAGATATGGCAAATCCGGATATGGGAATTGCCGAATCTTTAGGTTATTTCAGGGCAGTAATCGCTACAACGAAATAG
- a CDS encoding IS4 family transposase, which yields MTPRVDAKSSELVSIFHDQSGWNLARVKFFVLIISALCKVQTVGFEKLATAFDSNANTNSSLRRIQRFMATYLLDIDLISRLIFRLLPHESPFRLAMDRTNWKFGQQNINVLVLAVVYHGVAFPLLFRLLPKFGNSNTNERIELVERYIRLFGSAALDCLTADREFVGERWIKYLNEQQIRYYIRIRENFWVLQPHNGKRVKASWLFANLPLNGCRVNQRIVSLNDQLCYLSASKGKDKDGKPELQIVISFNKPEDALEIYKERWQIETAFRALKTSGFNIENTHLAEIERIEKLFALVMVAFTWAYLVGDYLHRYINPIPIKKHGNKAKSLFKYGLTYIATVLLNAFFQDDIDIFKFLSCT from the coding sequence ATGACACCCAGGGTAGATGCTAAAAGTAGTGAATTAGTTTCCATTTTCCATGATCAATCAGGTTGGAATCTGGCACGAGTAAAGTTCTTTGTTTTAATTATTAGTGCGCTTTGCAAGGTGCAAACTGTTGGTTTTGAGAAGTTAGCAACGGCCTTTGACAGCAATGCCAATACCAATTCCTCGCTGCGGAGAATACAACGGTTTATGGCGACTTATCTTTTGGATATAGATTTGATTTCCAGATTGATATTCAGACTATTACCACATGAATCACCTTTCCGTTTAGCAATGGATCGCACGAATTGGAAGTTTGGTCAGCAGAATATCAATGTATTGGTGCTCGCAGTTGTTTATCACGGAGTTGCTTTTCCGTTGCTGTTTCGATTGTTGCCCAAATTTGGCAATTCAAACACCAATGAACGCATTGAATTGGTTGAACGGTATATCCGTCTCTTTGGTTCTGCAGCATTGGATTGTTTGACAGCAGATCGTGAGTTTGTTGGAGAACGATGGATTAAATACCTGAATGAACAGCAGATTAGGTATTATATCCGTATTCGCGAAAACTTCTGGGTTTTGCAACCACACAATGGCAAACGAGTTAAAGCCAGTTGGCTGTTTGCAAATTTGCCATTAAATGGCTGTCGGGTGAATCAACGAATTGTGTCCCTGAACGACCAACTCTGTTATCTCTCAGCCTCGAAAGGAAAAGACAAAGATGGGAAGCCTGAATTGCAGATTGTTATCTCGTTCAACAAACCTGAAGATGCGCTGGAAATTTACAAAGAACGATGGCAAATTGAAACTGCTTTCAGAGCTTTAAAAACAAGTGGGTTCAATATCGAGAACACCCATTTGGCTGAAATAGAAAGAATTGAAAAATTATTTGCATTAGTGATGGTTGCTTTTACATGGGCATATCTAGTTGGTGATTATTTGCATAGATACATCAACCCAATCCCGATCAAGAAGCATGGAAATAAAGCGAAAAGTCTGTTCAAATATGGACTAACTTATATTGCAACTGTGCTTTTAAACGCTTTCTTTCAAGATGATATCGATATTTTTAAATTTTTGTCATGTACTTAG
- a CDS encoding aminotransferase class IV: MNLILSNEGLIHETSYSDISFYSDQTVYEVIRVIDGVALFVEDHFLRLEISMQIQGLLIQMSYSDFKQNIAELVRLNQIMEGNVKFVYSVAKGNAHWAFRFIPHNYPIPENYQFGVTTDFLFAERQNPNAKVIQVGIRNLADQMIADRKLYEVLLVDRDGMITEGSRSNVFFVKSDVFYTAPDSMILVGITRKKVFDCLKELGYTIVEEAVSAKEVDDFDAVFLTGTSPKILPVISIGKRLFNVQNPAMVRLMDVYNQMIREYIRKELTGSKS, encoded by the coding sequence ATGAATTTGATTTTGTCCAATGAAGGTCTGATACACGAAACTTCTTATTCAGATATTTCTTTTTATTCTGATCAGACGGTCTACGAAGTTATTCGGGTAATTGATGGAGTTGCTCTTTTTGTTGAAGATCATTTTTTACGGCTCGAAATTTCGATGCAGATCCAGGGCTTATTAATCCAAATGTCCTATTCCGATTTTAAGCAAAATATAGCCGAACTTGTCAGGCTAAATCAGATAATGGAAGGAAATGTGAAATTTGTCTATTCTGTTGCCAAAGGAAATGCGCATTGGGCTTTTCGTTTTATTCCGCACAATTATCCCATTCCGGAGAATTACCAATTCGGTGTAACAACTGATTTCCTTTTTGCTGAACGTCAGAATCCAAATGCAAAGGTTATTCAGGTTGGGATAAGAAATCTGGCAGATCAAATGATTGCAGACCGGAAATTGTATGAAGTTCTGCTCGTCGATCGGGATGGGATGATTACAGAAGGAAGCCGTTCGAACGTATTTTTTGTAAAATCGGATGTGTTTTATACAGCTCCTGACTCCATGATTTTAGTGGGGATTACCCGAAAAAAAGTATTTGATTGCCTGAAAGAGTTAGGTTATACAATTGTTGAAGAGGCTGTCTCTGCAAAAGAAGTTGACGATTTCGATGCTGTTTTTCTAACCGGAACATCTCCGAAGATATTACCAGTTATATCAATTGGCAAACGATTGTTTAATGTTCAAAACCCCGCAATGGTGCGGCTAATGGATGTTTATAACCAAATGATTCGGGAATACATCCGGAAAGAATTGACTGGCAGTAAAAGCTAA
- a CDS encoding sensor histidine kinase yields the protein MKNKIALKIALIYFIIGFLWILFSDQFILSIAGTRNSVTILQTYKGWFFVSITATLLFFLVRKEIIKKNQVEENLIKAKRKAEESDILKSAFLSNMSHEIRTPLNGILGFCELIIDDSFSSDDKKIFAKNINKNGNDLLKLINDVMDISRLKENQFDISKKEFSLNSLLNEIYLEFQQSDKISQCNQVTFSIISEKNNSEVKLFSDPLRFKQVFRNLLNNAFFFTHDGFINFGFEITESGIELFVEDSGCGIDESSKDLIFKPFFKGKNQIVGNSGFGLGLAISKGLITLLGSNLQYTSTINKGSRFYFKIDNKDIISKTPASSPSNKN from the coding sequence ATGAAAAATAAGATAGCTTTAAAAATAGCTTTAATTTACTTTATCATTGGATTTCTGTGGATTCTTTTTTCCGATCAGTTTATACTTTCAATAGCTGGAACTAGAAATTCTGTAACTATTTTACAAACATACAAAGGTTGGTTTTTTGTTAGTATAACCGCAACATTACTGTTCTTTTTAGTTCGAAAAGAAATAATCAAAAAAAATCAGGTCGAAGAAAATTTGATCAAGGCCAAACGAAAAGCTGAAGAATCTGATATTTTAAAATCTGCATTTCTGTCGAATATGTCGCACGAAATCAGAACTCCGTTAAATGGAATTTTGGGATTTTGCGAACTAATTATTGATGATTCGTTTAGCAGCGATGACAAGAAAATCTTTGCAAAAAACATAAACAAAAATGGGAACGATTTGCTCAAGTTGATAAACGATGTGATGGATATTTCAAGACTAAAAGAGAATCAATTTGACATTTCAAAAAAAGAGTTTAGCCTCAATAGTTTACTCAACGAAATATATCTTGAATTCCAGCAATCAGACAAGATAAGCCAATGCAATCAGGTTACGTTTAGTATAATAAGCGAAAAAAACAATTCAGAAGTTAAACTATTCTCTGATCCTTTAAGATTCAAGCAGGTTTTTAGAAATTTATTGAATAATGCTTTCTTTTTTACCCATGATGGGTTTATCAATTTTGGATTCGAAATAACAGAATCAGGCATTGAGCTATTTGTTGAGGACTCGGGTTGCGGCATTGATGAATCGAGTAAGGACCTTATATTTAAGCCATTCTTTAAAGGTAAAAATCAAATTGTTGGAAATAGCGGATTCGGTCTCGGGCTTGCGATCAGCAAAGGTTTAATTACATTGCTGGGCAGCAATTTGCAATACACTTCAACGATCAATAAAGGATCTCGCTTTTACTTTAAGATCGACAATAAAGACATTATTTCGAAAACCCCAGCTTCATCTCCATCAAATAAAAACTAA
- a CDS encoding glycoside hydrolase family 3 protein, with product MKNLTKLCEMGLIASLLLSFGCSPKWSETDKGSFKVISNEGGQTLGYSPNSGVKILTVDRLAFKDLNKNGKLDPYEDWRLPVDERAKDLAAKLSVEQIAGLMLYSAHQSIPAFGGGPFGAATYNSKSFKESGAQSSDLTDQQKKFLTDDNLRHVLITTVESPAIAAQWNNNAQALVEGIGFGIPANNSSDPRHGTDSNAEYNLGAGGKISMWPATVGVAASFDPQLMKQFGEIASKEYRALGIATALSPQIDLGTEPRWSRFEGTMGEDPNLAVDMARAYVDGFQTSAGADEISGGWGYKSVNAMVKHWPGGGPEEGGRDAHFGYGEYAVYPGKNIKDHLKPFTEGAFKLEGKTGMASAVMPYYTISFNQDTVNGENVGNSYNKYLITDLLRGKYGYDGVVCTDWMITKDTKNVFVFQGKCWGVEKLSEADRHYKAIEAGVDQFGGNNEMGPVIEAYQMGVKEHGEEYMRKRFEQSAVRLLRNIFRVGLFENAYLDAAETEKVVGNPEYMKAGYDAQLRSVVMLKNQEKALPLKKQMKVYIPKKFLPGGKNWFGIETPSSWKDAVNPVVAAKYFQVVEKPEDADFALVCIDSPKSGVGYSEDDLKKNGNGYVPISLQYGPYKADFARETSIAGGSPFESFTNRTYKGKTVEASNVQDMKTVIETKAKMGSKPVIVVVKVSNPMIFSEIEKSANAILVHMGVQDQALMDILTGAVEPSALLPFQMPADMKTVEEQKEDVPRDMKCYVDSDGNTYDFAFGLNWSGVINDARVAKYKK from the coding sequence ATGAAAAATCTAACTAAACTTTGTGAAATGGGACTAATTGCATCTTTGCTTTTGAGCTTTGGGTGCAGTCCCAAATGGTCCGAAACAGATAAAGGATCTTTTAAAGTGATTAGTAATGAAGGTGGTCAAACTTTAGGCTATTCTCCTAATTCAGGAGTGAAGATTCTGACTGTTGACCGGCTTGCATTTAAAGACCTGAATAAAAACGGAAAGCTCGATCCTTACGAAGATTGGCGCTTGCCAGTTGACGAACGTGCCAAAGATTTGGCAGCAAAATTGTCGGTTGAGCAAATTGCCGGGCTGATGTTGTACAGCGCACATCAGTCGATTCCTGCTTTTGGTGGCGGCCCTTTTGGCGCGGCAACCTATAACTCGAAATCGTTTAAAGAAAGCGGCGCTCAATCGAGCGATTTGACCGATCAGCAAAAGAAATTTTTAACCGACGATAACCTGCGTCATGTACTGATTACTACAGTTGAAAGTCCGGCTATTGCCGCACAATGGAACAACAATGCTCAGGCTTTGGTCGAAGGTATTGGTTTTGGAATTCCTGCAAATAACAGTTCCGATCCTCGCCATGGAACCGATTCGAATGCTGAATACAATTTGGGCGCAGGAGGTAAAATCTCAATGTGGCCTGCAACTGTAGGCGTCGCAGCATCGTTTGATCCGCAGTTGATGAAACAATTTGGCGAAATTGCTTCGAAAGAATACCGCGCATTGGGTATCGCTACCGCCCTTTCACCACAAATCGACCTGGGAACAGAACCTCGCTGGAGCCGTTTCGAAGGAACGATGGGTGAAGATCCAAATTTGGCTGTTGACATGGCAAGGGCTTATGTCGATGGTTTTCAAACTTCAGCCGGTGCTGACGAAATTTCGGGCGGATGGGGCTATAAAAGTGTGAATGCGATGGTGAAACACTGGCCGGGCGGTGGTCCCGAAGAAGGTGGTCGCGATGCGCATTTTGGTTATGGCGAGTACGCTGTTTATCCGGGCAAAAATATAAAAGATCATTTAAAACCATTTACTGAAGGAGCTTTCAAACTCGAAGGCAAAACCGGGATGGCTTCGGCGGTGATGCCTTATTATACCATTTCATTCAATCAGGATACAGTAAATGGTGAGAATGTTGGTAACAGCTATAACAAGTATCTGATTACCGATTTGCTTCGCGGTAAATACGGCTACGATGGCGTGGTTTGTACCGACTGGATGATTACCAAAGACACCAAAAATGTATTTGTTTTTCAGGGGAAATGCTGGGGTGTTGAAAAGTTGAGCGAGGCTGACCGTCACTATAAAGCCATTGAAGCTGGTGTTGATCAGTTTGGTGGAAACAATGAAATGGGTCCGGTAATTGAAGCCTATCAAATGGGAGTGAAGGAACATGGAGAAGAATACATGCGCAAACGTTTTGAGCAGTCGGCTGTACGTTTGCTTCGCAATATCTTCCGGGTAGGTTTGTTCGAAAATGCTTATCTCGATGCTGCCGAAACCGAAAAAGTTGTTGGCAATCCTGAATACATGAAGGCAGGTTACGATGCTCAATTGCGGTCAGTTGTGATGCTTAAGAATCAGGAGAAAGCACTGCCGTTGAAAAAACAGATGAAAGTTTATATTCCGAAGAAATTTTTACCGGGTGGAAAAAATTGGTTTGGTATTGAAACTCCTTCAAGTTGGAAAGATGCTGTTAATCCAGTGGTTGCAGCAAAATATTTTCAGGTAGTTGAAAAACCGGAAGATGCAGACTTTGCCTTAGTTTGCATTGATAGTCCGAAAAGCGGTGTTGGATATTCTGAAGATGACCTGAAAAAAAATGGAAACGGGTATGTGCCAATTAGTTTACAATATGGTCCGTACAAAGCCGATTTTGCACGCGAAACCAGTATTGCCGGCGGTAGCCCGTTCGAAAGCTTTACCAACCGCACGTACAAAGGGAAAACTGTGGAGGCTTCCAATGTTCAGGATATGAAAACTGTTATTGAAACCAAAGCAAAAATGGGTTCAAAACCTGTGATTGTGGTTGTCAAAGTTTCAAATCCAATGATTTTTTCTGAAATTGAAAAAAGCGCCAATGCGATTCTTGTACATATGGGTGTTCAGGATCAGGCATTGATGGATATTTTAACCGGTGCTGTCGAACCTTCAGCCTTGTTGCCTTTCCAGATGCCTGCTGATATGAAAACGGTTGAAGAACAAAAAGAAGACGTTCCGCGCGACATGAAATGTTATGTCGACTCTGATGGCAATACTTACGATTTTGCCTTTGGGCTGAATTGGAGTGGGGTAATTAACGATGCCCGAGTAGCCAAATATAAAAAGTAA